The Candidatus Omnitrophota bacterium genome includes a window with the following:
- a CDS encoding DUF4062 domain-containing protein, producing MKGKKLRIFVSSVQKELENERLTVLALMTTDSFLLTHCEAILYEQSPASPEKCNEECLRVLDGCDVCLSIVGNEYGTHSGALSITHQEYRRAKKRGSPILIFVKGSSDAGRDQNTQDWLKEIRVDNFKYKRFGNIFDLQREVRAALLKLLKERFALAPSLDEDKIAEQTIEAVSSFETQVLKRLKWKNMNQDLAKKLKTQSGRKGEEHVSDESIIEDMMTRGLLWFDPETNEYYATAAGIVLLSNDPSAVFPQVRFLADAYRAVVPDGDPVDQEDIRGPAPFVIERTLEFIDRNTRHPMRVIGLERVRLDEYPSEALREALVNALAHRNYEDAGRKIMVEVFPDRIVISSPGLPPKPLSIQKLRSGKYRPCSRNPILAQSLSYFHRIEERGSGFRRIRDQMKDHGLANIELGEDTGYFQVIFKGPGKNISKLRAPESLKRKTIAPSVEGRLNKRQKQIIAHVLSAGYVTSGWCRKRFNVVYDTAQRDLLGLIDLNILKQTGRGRTTKYVEKMNKESTDNLPIIRGQSTD from the coding sequence AGCAATCACCTGCTTCTCCTGAAAAATGCAATGAAGAGTGTCTTCGAGTATTAGACGGTTGCGATGTTTGTTTGAGTATAGTTGGCAATGAATACGGCACCCATTCGGGAGCTTTATCAATAACCCATCAGGAATATCGCCGTGCTAAAAAAAGAGGCAGCCCAATCCTAATATTTGTTAAAGGAAGCTCTGATGCAGGGCGTGATCAGAATACTCAAGATTGGCTGAAAGAAATTCGTGTTGATAATTTTAAATACAAGCGTTTTGGTAATATATTTGACTTACAAAGAGAAGTAAGAGCGGCGTTGTTGAAATTGCTTAAAGAACGCTTTGCTTTGGCTCCATCTTTAGACGAGGATAAAATCGCGGAACAGACCATTGAGGCAGTTTCTTCCTTTGAAACACAGGTATTGAAACGCCTAAAATGGAAAAATATGAACCAAGATTTGGCTAAAAAGCTTAAAACGCAATCGGGGAGGAAAGGAGAAGAGCACGTTTCAGACGAATCAATTATTGAAGATATGATGACGCGGGGCCTTTTGTGGTTTGACCCGGAAACAAATGAATATTATGCTACAGCCGCTGGAATAGTTCTATTAAGCAATGATCCCTCAGCTGTTTTTCCACAAGTCAGATTTTTGGCCGATGCGTATCGTGCTGTAGTTCCTGATGGTGATCCGGTAGATCAGGAAGATATTCGTGGGCCCGCGCCTTTCGTCATAGAACGGACGCTGGAATTTATTGACCGCAATACCAGACATCCGATGCGCGTGATTGGTTTGGAACGCGTGCGTCTTGACGAATATCCTTCTGAGGCCTTAAGAGAAGCGCTTGTGAACGCGCTCGCGCACCGTAATTATGAAGACGCCGGTCGTAAGATAATGGTGGAAGTGTTTCCCGATCGCATTGTTATTTCAAGCCCCGGACTTCCGCCCAAGCCGTTATCCATCCAAAAATTGCGTTCCGGGAAATATAGGCCTTGTTCGCGTAATCCTATTTTGGCGCAGAGTCTGTCCTATTTTCATCGCATAGAAGAGCGTGGCAGTGGATTTCGAAGAATTCGTGATCAAATGAAAGATCACGGGCTTGCAAATATTGAGCTTGGCGAAGATACGGGATATTTTCAAGTGATATTCAAGGGGCCGGGCAAAAATATTTCAAAGTTACGCGCTCCGGAATCGTTGAAGAGGAAAACTATCGCGCCATCAGTTGAAGGAAGGTTGAACAAAAGACAAAAACAAATTATAGCGCACGTTCTTAGCGCGGGATATGTTACAAGCGGATGGTGTAGAAAACGTTTTAATGTTGTCTACGATACAGCGCAACGTGATCTTTTAGGGCTGATCGATTTGAATATCCTTAAGCAGACAGGCCGTGGACGGACAACGAAGTATGTCGAAAAAATGAACAAAGAATCTACCGATAATCTACCGATCATTCGGGGCCAATCTACCGATTAA
- a CDS encoding site-specific DNA-methyltransferase, translated as MEKERQQRIYELLKRGTKLIENGDELPVEWAREFFPPERREYELIYHGKESEEKILADTMAVPLQPVSTFGANGVDWHNMLILGDNLQAMKTLLQMKERGELVNADGTPGVRLIYIDPPFSTKRDFRGSQDQKAYQDKIAGAEFLEFLRKRLVFIHGLLASDGNLFVHLDYRKSHYIKTLIDEIFGENNFRSEIIWRRTFAGKTISRNIPQNSDYIFWYSKSDSYIFNPMTREYSEADIAAFNKDDNDDRGKYTTVSLQKVAGPTPGTLYDYIDNKGRKWKCPAKGWRMVREKLKALENLGRLYITDKTLREKYYLNERIEKGKQVDNIWTDIGNLNRSQNEIVNYPTQKPESLIERIVEACSNEGDLVLDAFAGSGTTCAVAEKLKRRWIAIDCGKLSVYTIQKRILNLHSEIGNTGNSITAKPFTLCNAGLYDFETLRQLPWKDWRFFALQLFECKDEPHKIRGFQMDGKRQGSSVLVFNHFDKGTISRDTIIDIHASIGKQIGERCFIIAPRGVFLFQEDYIELDGVRYYALRIPYSYINELHRREFSALVQPSDEAAVNETVEAVGFDFIHPPLVELDIKKQAKNVSVKIKKFESRARLRGEERVSKHDALSMVMVDFDYNGKVFDLDKVFYADALKGNSWKIDFSFKDATGDVMLVFLDIYGNESRMILEQKKLTGQTNRSKRAHRK; from the coding sequence ATGGAAAAAGAACGACAGCAACGAATATATGAACTTTTAAAGCGAGGTACGAAGCTTATTGAAAACGGCGATGAGCTTCCGGTTGAATGGGCGCGGGAGTTTTTCCCGCCTGAGCGGCGAGAGTATGAGCTTATTTATCATGGGAAAGAGAGCGAAGAGAAAATTCTCGCCGATACCATGGCTGTGCCATTACAGCCGGTAAGCACGTTTGGGGCGAACGGAGTTGATTGGCATAATATGCTTATTTTGGGAGACAATCTTCAGGCAATGAAAACGCTTCTGCAGATGAAAGAGCGTGGTGAATTAGTTAATGCAGACGGGACTCCGGGAGTTCGATTAATTTATATTGATCCGCCATTTTCAACAAAGCGTGATTTCAGAGGAAGCCAAGATCAAAAAGCGTATCAAGATAAGATTGCTGGCGCTGAGTTTCTAGAATTTTTGCGCAAAAGGCTTGTTTTTATTCATGGACTGTTAGCAAGTGATGGGAATTTGTTTGTTCATTTGGATTATAGAAAATCGCACTATATAAAAACGTTGATTGACGAAATCTTTGGGGAGAACAATTTTAGGAGTGAAATAATTTGGAGAAGGACATTTGCGGGCAAGACGATTTCTCGCAATATACCTCAGAATTCGGATTACATATTTTGGTATTCAAAATCAGACAGCTATATTTTTAATCCAATGACTAGGGAGTACTCGGAAGCCGATATAGCGGCGTTCAACAAAGATGACAATGACGATCGAGGAAAATATACTACTGTTAGCTTACAGAAGGTCGCTGGCCCTACTCCGGGAACATTATATGATTATATAGATAATAAGGGCAGAAAATGGAAATGTCCTGCGAAAGGCTGGAGAATGGTTAGGGAAAAATTAAAAGCCTTAGAAAATCTAGGACGACTTTATATAACCGATAAAACGCTACGTGAAAAATATTATTTGAATGAACGAATAGAAAAAGGCAAACAAGTAGATAATATTTGGACTGATATAGGCAATTTAAATAGAAGCCAGAATGAGATTGTCAATTACCCTACACAAAAACCAGAATCGCTTATCGAGCGCATAGTTGAAGCGTGTTCAAATGAAGGGGATCTTGTGCTTGATGCTTTTGCGGGGTCGGGGACTACCTGTGCTGTTGCGGAAAAATTAAAAAGGCGCTGGATTGCAATCGATTGTGGCAAGTTATCCGTCTATACAATACAAAAAAGAATATTAAATTTACACTCAGAAATCGGAAACACTGGAAATTCTATTACCGCAAAACCTTTCACGCTTTGTAACGCAGGATTGTATGATTTCGAAACACTAAGACAATTGCCGTGGAAGGACTGGCGTTTCTTCGCACTCCAGCTTTTTGAGTGTAAAGATGAACCTCACAAGATCCGTGGTTTTCAGATGGATGGTAAGCGACAGGGGTCAAGTGTTCTTGTCTTTAACCATTTTGATAAAGGGACAATTAGCAGGGATACAATCATAGATATCCACGCTAGTATCGGCAAGCAGATCGGTGAAAGGTGCTTTATTATCGCCCCGCGTGGCGTTTTTTTATTTCAAGAAGATTACATTGAATTAGATGGGGTTCGTTATTATGCCTTGCGTATTCCCTATTCGTATATTAATGAGCTACACCGACGTGAGTTTTCTGCGCTTGTTCAGCCAAGCGATGAAGCCGCTGTCAACGAAACGGTGGAAGCTGTAGGCTTTGATTTTATTCATCCGCCACTTGTCGAGCTCGATATTAAAAAACAAGCCAAAAACGTATCAGTAAAGATTAAGAAGTTCGAAAGCCGTGCGCGTCTACGGGGCGAAGAAAGGGTCAGTAAGCATGACGCCTTGTCTATGGTAATGGTTGATTTTGATTATAACGGCAAAGTATTTGATCTGGACAAAGTGTTCTATGCCGATGCGCTTAAGGGCAACTCATGGAAAATCGATTTTTCATTTAAGGATGCTACTGGAGATGTGATGCTTGTGTTTTTGGATATATATGGCAATGAATCTCGAATGATACTAGAGCAGAAAAAATTGACTGGGCAAACAAATCGTTCAAAACGAGCCCATCGTAAATAG
- a CDS encoding DEAD/DEAH box helicase family protein yields MSRRLNNGIQRFHNEDLVLNVSTAVDRHKWNENKYEQFIDELCGLREYQKKAIFTTLRYLLGGEYRSLRDLAKKNFSGNQNLRDRYGSIENFERHLQLPDQLSASLDLATGTGKSYVMYGIAAIMLAEGVVDRVLVLSPSTTIETGLLEKFKDLSGRADLRDLLPAGSVVNTPKIIRADESIVSGCICIENYHAILKHVRSSIRDSLKGKGQRILVLNDEAHHVANEPAGQKTRWKEFLTDKDYGFKYIIGVSGTCYVGNDYFSDVISRYSLRTAMEQRFVKKVWYVAEMPQTKRPEEEKWQLIFNRHEKNKQDLRARNIRPLTIVITKDISGCKDVAERLKTFLMEQTGRDREQIDKQVLVIHSDALDLPRLASVDNKNNKVEWILSVAMLNEGWDVKRVFQIVPHEKRAFESKLLIAQVLGRGLRVPENWQGEQPSVTVFNHDKWAIDIKHLVDEVMENEKRVSTFPVTDSTFNFELVNISYDPKPYVTTYPMDKKYKLFENGYVDLSSEQSIEELNIELEEASTGARERWKTKIKHKTYSTLEMAKRMYQCFEDLPDEADRKYYQELFPVGRIEEIVKASLKRTDSQIVTESRKQKFLQSLGTLQRKEAQVVRYDFEPKEYFIVPTNERPQESVSASELRSTKTLFFTSETVKNIPDEFKEFYEEAIESGSGYKCVPVSNYYDFKTPLNAVIADCENERRFLKELVNVDNISHIDAWIKSTPMGFYEIDYFWKKGEHPKRSRFNPDFFIKAGKVLSVVEIKDDEEINDPSPENKKKNEYALAHFDRLNNFLKKNGKDLQYKFNFLTPTDFAGYFQRIREGKIGNFRSALDVELTPKKSDLFFSDIIRDEDVLKEDKYTTCLPVYSLQAVATAFKEQQRPELLGWKKINSRKKIDKEMFIAQVVGKSMEATIPDGSWCLFRPDQGGSRNGKIVLAESRRVTDPETQQSFTIKRYKSEKRQFKDETWIHAKITLSPDNKEFKDIVLKNVREDEFHIAAEFVEVLD; encoded by the coding sequence ATGTCAAGACGATTAAATAATGGAATACAGCGTTTTCATAATGAGGATTTGGTGCTCAATGTTAGCACTGCGGTAGATCGTCACAAATGGAATGAAAATAAATACGAGCAATTTATTGATGAGCTTTGCGGGCTCCGCGAATACCAGAAAAAAGCTATCTTTACAACCCTTCGATATCTTTTAGGCGGTGAATACCGTAGTCTTAGAGATTTAGCTAAAAAGAATTTTTCTGGAAATCAGAATTTGCGCGATAGATACGGATCTATTGAAAACTTTGAGCGGCATTTACAGTTACCCGATCAGCTTTCTGCGTCGCTTGATTTGGCTACAGGCACAGGGAAAAGCTATGTGATGTATGGAATTGCCGCGATAATGCTTGCGGAGGGAGTTGTCGATCGAGTGCTTGTTCTTAGTCCTTCAACGACGATTGAAACAGGGCTTTTGGAGAAATTCAAAGATTTATCTGGTAGAGCAGATTTGCGAGACCTTCTACCTGCAGGATCAGTCGTAAATACGCCTAAAATTATACGGGCGGATGAGAGTATTGTGTCAGGTTGTATTTGTATTGAAAATTACCATGCGATCTTAAAGCATGTGCGGTCTTCGATTCGCGATAGTTTAAAGGGTAAAGGTCAGCGGATACTTGTTTTAAATGATGAGGCCCATCATGTTGCAAATGAACCGGCGGGACAAAAAACACGATGGAAGGAATTCTTAACTGATAAGGATTATGGCTTTAAATACATTATAGGCGTTTCAGGTACTTGTTACGTTGGTAATGATTATTTCTCCGATGTTATTTCCAGATATTCTCTTAGGACAGCAATGGAGCAGAGATTCGTTAAAAAAGTATGGTATGTGGCAGAAATGCCTCAAACTAAGCGGCCTGAGGAAGAAAAATGGCAACTTATTTTTAACCGACATGAGAAAAATAAGCAGGATTTACGCGCAAGGAATATTCGACCCCTTACTATCGTCATCACGAAGGACATTAGTGGATGTAAGGACGTTGCTGAACGGCTTAAGACTTTTTTAATGGAACAGACTGGTAGAGATCGGGAACAAATAGATAAACAAGTGCTTGTTATTCATAGCGATGCATTGGATTTGCCAAGGTTAGCCAGCGTCGACAATAAAAACAATAAGGTTGAGTGGATTTTGTCTGTTGCGATGCTCAATGAGGGATGGGATGTAAAACGTGTTTTTCAGATTGTCCCTCATGAAAAGCGGGCATTTGAAAGTAAACTGCTTATTGCTCAAGTGCTCGGGCGCGGTCTACGTGTTCCTGAAAATTGGCAAGGAGAACAGCCGAGCGTTACCGTATTTAATCATGATAAGTGGGCAATTGATATCAAGCACCTTGTGGACGAGGTTATGGAGAACGAGAAACGTGTTTCGACCTTTCCTGTTACGGACTCAACATTTAACTTTGAACTGGTTAATATCTCATATGATCCGAAGCCGTATGTGACAACCTATCCCATGGATAAGAAGTATAAATTATTTGAAAATGGTTATGTCGATTTATCAAGTGAACAGTCAATCGAAGAATTGAATATTGAGCTTGAGGAGGCGTCTACTGGTGCCCGGGAGAGATGGAAGACAAAAATCAAACACAAGACATATTCTACGCTTGAAATGGCTAAACGTATGTATCAGTGTTTTGAAGATTTGCCCGATGAAGCGGATAGAAAATATTATCAAGAACTCTTTCCGGTAGGGAGGATTGAGGAGATCGTTAAGGCTTCGCTCAAGCGGACAGATAGCCAAATTGTTACGGAAAGCAGAAAACAAAAGTTTTTACAATCGCTCGGGACGCTTCAAAGGAAAGAGGCTCAAGTTGTTAGGTATGATTTCGAGCCCAAAGAATATTTCATCGTCCCTACTAATGAGCGTCCGCAAGAAAGTGTTAGCGCTTCAGAGCTTAGAAGTACGAAAACGCTTTTTTTTACGTCAGAAACTGTTAAAAATATCCCAGATGAATTCAAAGAATTTTATGAAGAAGCTATTGAAAGCGGAAGTGGTTATAAATGCGTGCCGGTCAGCAATTATTATGATTTTAAGACGCCTTTAAATGCCGTTATTGCCGACTGTGAAAATGAACGCAGATTTTTAAAAGAATTGGTTAATGTCGACAACATATCGCATATTGACGCGTGGATAAAATCTACACCCATGGGATTTTATGAGATTGATTATTTCTGGAAAAAGGGTGAGCATCCAAAGAGAAGTCGTTTTAATCCTGATTTCTTTATCAAGGCTGGAAAAGTTCTTTCTGTAGTTGAAATTAAGGATGACGAGGAGATTAACGATCCATCGCCAGAGAATAAAAAGAAGAACGAATATGCCCTCGCTCACTTCGACCGATTAAATAACTTCTTAAAAAAGAACGGCAAAGATCTCCAATACAAATTTAATTTCTTAACACCGACTGACTTTGCTGGTTATTTTCAGAGAATACGGGAGGGTAAAATTGGTAATTTTAGATCGGCGTTAGATGTCGAGCTAACCCCAAAGAAATCAGACCTATTTTTTAGTGATATTATTCGAGATGAAGATGTGTTGAAGGAAGATAAATATACTACTTGTTTACCTGTTTATTCGTTGCAGGCAGTTGCCACAGCGTTCAAGGAACAGCAAAGGCCGGAACTATTGGGATGGAAAAAGATTAATAGCAGAAAAAAGATTGATAAGGAAATGTTTATTGCTCAGGTTGTGGGTAAATCTATGGAAGCGACTATTCCTGATGGGAGTTGGTGTCTGTTCCGGCCAGACCAAGGCGGATCGCGTAATGGGAAAATTGTGCTGGCTGAATCACGAAGGGTGACTGATCCCGAAACCCAGCAAAGTTTTACCATCAAGAGGTATAAAAGCGAAAAGAGGCAATTTAAGGATGAGACGTGGATTCATGCCAAAATAACGCTGTCTCCGGACAATAAAGAATTCAAAGACATCGTGCTAAAAAATGTTCGTGAGGACGAATTCCATATAGCGGCGGAATTTGTCGAGGTTCTCGATTAA
- a CDS encoding NYN domain-containing protein — protein sequence MDKKLNNYAFIDSQNLNLAIREQGWKLDFNRFRRYLEDKYGIAKAFIFIGYLPTNESLYTSLQKQGYILIFKPTLTLSDGRVKGNIDAELVLHAMLEYNSYNKAVVVTGDGDFHCLIEYLKKQNKLEKLIVPNRHQFSSLLRKFAPDLAFMNDLRGKLEYK from the coding sequence ATGGATAAGAAATTAAATAATTACGCATTTATCGATAGCCAAAACTTAAATCTTGCTATCCGTGAGCAAGGTTGGAAGCTTGATTTTAATAGGTTTCGTAGATATTTAGAAGATAAATATGGAATAGCGAAAGCATTTATTTTTATAGGTTATTTGCCCACCAATGAAAGCCTATATACCTCCTTGCAAAAACAAGGTTATATTTTGATCTTTAAGCCTACATTAACACTATCTGATGGCAGAGTTAAGGGTAATATTGATGCAGAACTGGTTTTGCATGCTATGTTAGAGTACAATAGCTACAATAAGGCTGTTGTGGTTACAGGAGATGGTGATTTTCATTGTCTTATCGAATACCTTAAGAAACAGAATAAGTTAGAAAAACTTATCGTTCCAAACAGGCATCAATTTTCGTCTCTTTTGAGGAAGTTTGCACCGGATTTAGCTTTTATGAATGATTTAAGGGGGAAGTTGGAGTATAAATAA
- a CDS encoding Fic family protein: MFKAEYQITPHLVKLFEQIAVTGALVRSSRLQVSVKAPLERDAFARSVHSSTWIEGNLLSLAQVRAVVDGKDLLAEDKQKAEVANCVEAMRQILKIKHKPVTEQGLLAVHARMIKGLLAKDRSGQYRSVQNYIVDARNKVIFTPPPPAQVAGRMKALFAWAKDESLHPVARSAIFQHEFLTIHPFVDGNGRVGRAVGQWLLWEKGFDPLCTLGLDDFFAKDRPRYYNMIQQTRELDGDFTHWVEYVAQGLAWAHDDVQNRIKAGALRLQGVTLTPKQEELLALLEKKGVSGASEIGKAMKINRARVNQLIGPLVRLGVVTRVGAARAARYRVNEK; this comes from the coding sequence ATGTTCAAAGCTGAATATCAGATAACGCCGCACCTCGTAAAACTGTTCGAGCAGATTGCTGTCACAGGCGCGTTGGTTAGAAGCTCACGGCTTCAGGTTTCAGTTAAGGCCCCCTTGGAGCGGGATGCCTTTGCCCGGAGCGTTCACTCGTCGACATGGATCGAAGGTAATCTTCTGTCTTTGGCCCAAGTTCGGGCTGTGGTTGATGGCAAGGATCTTCTGGCTGAAGATAAGCAAAAGGCCGAGGTCGCCAATTGCGTTGAAGCCATGCGGCAGATATTAAAGATCAAGCATAAGCCGGTAACGGAACAAGGGCTTCTGGCGGTGCATGCGCGTATGATTAAAGGGCTTTTGGCCAAAGATCGTTCTGGCCAGTATCGCAGTGTCCAGAACTACATCGTGGACGCCCGTAATAAGGTTATTTTTACTCCGCCGCCTCCGGCACAAGTGGCGGGGCGTATGAAGGCGCTTTTTGCTTGGGCTAAGGATGAATCCCTGCATCCAGTGGCCAGAAGCGCTATCTTTCAGCATGAATTTTTGACGATTCATCCCTTTGTGGATGGCAATGGCCGCGTGGGCAGAGCGGTCGGGCAGTGGCTTTTGTGGGAAAAAGGTTTTGATCCTCTTTGTACTTTGGGTCTTGATGATTTCTTTGCGAAAGACAGGCCCCGTTATTATAACATGATCCAGCAAACACGTGAGCTGGACGGGGACTTTACGCACTGGGTGGAATATGTTGCCCAAGGTTTGGCGTGGGCGCATGATGATGTGCAAAACAGGATCAAGGCCGGGGCACTTCGCTTGCAAGGGGTAACGCTTACGCCCAAACAGGAAGAGCTTTTGGCTTTGCTTGAGAAAAAAGGCGTTTCAGGAGCGTCAGAGATCGGGAAGGCCATGAAGATCAACCGCGCTCGCGTTAATCAGCTGATCGGCCCGCTTGTTCGTTTGGGTGTTGTCACCAGAGTTGGCGCGGCAAGGGCTGCGCGATACCGCGTAAATGAAAAATAA
- a CDS encoding HD domain-containing protein translates to MEKVKQFIMKHFEEIVVVLILLGTIFVNFFVEYKMAFLQLYYLPILITGYILGRRAAVLFAVLSILVVSLCVIFYPKFYLSPASFESSNLNIIFRLSIWGAFLIITAAVVGKLYEEKEKKVMDLHTAYVGVLEILTKYLESADKYTQGHSLRVSLLATDIAISMQLSRNEVENIKVAALLHDIGKIDISLDLIHKASSLSEQEKEIVGTHTEKGAKIVASVGGVLKEAVPLILAHHTYFMDQDKKSEDLKSHKSIPLGARIIAVADSYDAMITDRPYRKGKPPWEAIEQIEKNSGGQFDPAVVEAFKLVMAKQLEKD, encoded by the coding sequence ATGGAAAAGGTTAAGCAGTTTATTATGAAGCATTTTGAAGAGATAGTCGTAGTATTGATTCTCCTGGGGACTATTTTCGTGAATTTCTTTGTTGAATACAAAATGGCCTTTTTACAGCTGTATTATTTACCGATCTTGATTACCGGCTACATTTTAGGCAGGCGCGCAGCAGTGCTTTTTGCCGTTCTTTCTATTTTGGTAGTGTCTTTGTGTGTAATTTTTTATCCCAAATTCTACCTTAGCCCTGCCTCTTTTGAATCCAGTAACCTAAATATTATCTTCAGATTATCTATTTGGGGCGCATTTCTTATTATTACCGCCGCAGTAGTAGGCAAGCTTTATGAGGAAAAAGAAAAAAAGGTCATGGACCTGCATACCGCGTATGTCGGAGTCCTGGAGATCCTGACCAAATATTTGGAATCAGCGGATAAATACACCCAGGGGCATTCCCTGCGCGTTTCTTTGCTTGCCACAGATATCGCTATTTCAATGCAGCTATCCCGTAACGAAGTAGAAAATATTAAGGTCGCGGCCCTCTTGCATGATATCGGCAAAATTGATATAAGCTTAGACCTTATCCATAAGGCGTCTTCCTTAAGCGAACAGGAAAAGGAAATTGTCGGCACTCATACTGAAAAAGGGGCCAAGATCGTTGCTTCCGTGGGCGGGGTATTAAAGGAAGCAGTCCCCTTGATCTTAGCCCATCACACTTATTTTATGGATCAGGATAAAAAATCAGAAGACCTGAAAAGCCATAAATCCATTCCTTTGGGCGCCAGGATAATTGCTGTGGCGGATTCTTACGATGCCATGATCACTGATAGGCCCTATCGCAAGGGCAAGCCTCCGTGGGAAGCAATAGAGCAGATTGAGAAAAATAGCGGCGGGCAATTTGACCCCGCGGTTGTGGAAGCTTTTAAGCTTGTTATGGCCAAACAATTAGAAAAAGATTAG